In Halanaeroarchaeum sp. HSR-CO, one DNA window encodes the following:
- a CDS encoding MBL fold metallo-hydrolase, producing the protein MDSDDFPATDVHVESIAPESLKDRIDSGRATVLLDTRMQSDYDEWHIDGENVETINIPYYEFLDDGLDEAVLDEIPEDRQVTALCAEGSSSEYVAGTLVGRGYEVSHLEGGMEGWARIYESVEVSGYTGSGTLLQYQRPSSGCLGYMLYDQDEAAVIDPLKAFTSRYLEDADRLGVDLEYAMDTHVHADHISGVRDLVAEGVEGVIPESAVERGITYTDELTTIEDGQTLDVGSAEITAIYTPGHTTGMTSYLVDDSFLATGDGLFTESVARPDLEEGDDGAPEAARMLYESLQERILTLPNTVVVGGGHTSNAAEPAADGTYTDSIGNLLEDMPALTMDEESFVELTLDDMPPRPANYEDIIATNLGVNDVDEEEAFTLELGPNNCAASQESLAGD; encoded by the coding sequence ATGGACTCTGACGACTTCCCGGCTACGGACGTCCACGTCGAGTCGATTGCCCCAGAATCGTTGAAAGATCGAATCGATTCGGGTCGGGCGACCGTGCTCCTCGACACGCGGATGCAATCAGATTACGATGAGTGGCACATCGACGGCGAGAACGTCGAGACCATCAACATCCCATATTACGAGTTCCTCGATGACGGTCTCGACGAAGCGGTCCTCGACGAGATCCCCGAAGACAGGCAGGTGACTGCCCTCTGTGCGGAGGGGAGCTCCAGTGAGTATGTCGCGGGTACGCTCGTCGGGCGTGGCTACGAGGTGTCCCATCTCGAGGGAGGAATGGAGGGTTGGGCACGGATCTACGAATCCGTGGAGGTCAGCGGATACACCGGATCGGGGACCCTCCTCCAGTACCAGCGACCGTCGTCGGGCTGTCTCGGCTACATGCTCTACGACCAAGATGAAGCAGCAGTCATCGATCCACTCAAAGCCTTCACAAGCCGATATCTCGAGGATGCAGACCGACTCGGCGTCGACCTCGAGTACGCGATGGATACGCACGTACACGCAGACCACATCTCGGGGGTCCGTGATCTCGTCGCCGAGGGGGTCGAAGGTGTGATTCCCGAATCTGCAGTCGAGCGCGGTATTACGTACACAGATGAACTCACCACTATCGAAGATGGGCAGACGTTGGACGTCGGGTCTGCCGAGATAACGGCCATCTACACCCCCGGCCACACGACTGGCATGACTTCGTACCTCGTCGATGACAGCTTCCTCGCAACCGGTGACGGACTCTTCACCGAGTCAGTAGCTCGTCCCGACCTCGAAGAGGGCGATGATGGCGCACCAGAGGCCGCCCGGATGCTCTACGAATCGCTTCAGGAGAGAATCCTGACCCTCCCCAATACGGTAGTAGTTGGTGGGGGACACACTAGTAACGCAGCCGAACCAGCCGCGGATGGCACGTACACCGACTCGATCGGGAACCTGTTGGAGGATATGCCGGCTCTCACGATGGACGAGGAGTCGTTCGTCGAACTGACGCTCGATGACATGCCGCCCCGGCCGGCGAACTACGAAGATATCATCGCCACGAACCTCGGGGTGAACGACGTCGACGAAGAGGAAGCGTTTACCCTCGAACTCGGCCCCAACAACTGCGCAGCGAGTCAGGAGTCTCTCGCGGGTGATTGA
- a CDS encoding arylsulfotransferase family protein, translating to MDVPVSKRRLIRALLAIVLFALVANVGYAAVTGGPPDPGFVEPGTIESAGNGSTVVGVQGFHFGGEEDPKRPARLVAIDERGDMEWQHNGSEQGSTWFYEPDPLPNGNILVVSTKPGTTTVYEYDPETDERVWVEVFDIEDTHDVTMLDEHRLAVANMRNYNESADRSDDRLFVYNRTSEEITWEWYFRDHYPNGTDGGMDEDWTHVNDVEPVGDDQLLVSPRNFDQAILVNMTTDEIDLRLGADGEHDILSEQHNPDYLESEDGTPTILVADSENHRVVEYELLERTGTNDAGLPTAEWERTWEVGNGQFTWPRDADRLPNGNTLITDTMNHRVVEVTPDGEIVWESYVTWGPYDADRIAHGGSSNGPTIRDMDAEGTYELSGSASLEPGESRNESFDQWVSRQATGTVVEGPVDTMTTRWRHLTPWIRPAWMDSWTLASAAGALLIATAWGTAELIYARKRLAATAKTLWRAVDNR from the coding sequence ATGGACGTCCCCGTCTCGAAGCGTCGCTTGATACGCGCCCTCCTCGCGATCGTCCTTTTCGCACTTGTGGCGAACGTCGGGTACGCAGCCGTCACTGGGGGACCGCCGGATCCAGGGTTCGTCGAACCGGGCACGATAGAATCTGCCGGGAACGGGTCGACCGTCGTCGGCGTCCAGGGGTTCCACTTCGGCGGCGAGGAGGACCCGAAACGACCGGCACGACTCGTGGCCATCGACGAACGGGGTGACATGGAGTGGCAGCACAACGGCTCCGAACAGGGATCGACGTGGTTCTACGAACCCGATCCCCTGCCGAATGGGAACATCCTCGTCGTCTCGACGAAACCCGGGACGACCACCGTCTACGAATACGACCCTGAAACCGACGAGCGGGTCTGGGTGGAGGTGTTCGACATCGAGGACACCCACGACGTGACGATGCTCGACGAGCACCGGTTGGCCGTCGCGAACATGCGGAACTACAACGAATCAGCCGACAGAAGCGACGATCGCCTGTTCGTATACAATCGAACCAGCGAGGAGATCACGTGGGAATGGTACTTCCGCGACCACTATCCGAACGGAACGGACGGAGGGATGGATGAGGACTGGACGCACGTGAACGATGTCGAACCCGTGGGTGACGACCAGTTGCTCGTCTCGCCGCGAAACTTCGATCAGGCCATCCTCGTCAACATGACGACCGACGAGATCGACCTTCGTCTCGGTGCGGACGGCGAGCACGATATCCTCTCCGAACAGCACAATCCCGATTATCTCGAGAGCGAGGACGGCACGCCGACGATTCTCGTTGCCGACTCCGAGAACCACCGCGTCGTGGAGTACGAACTCCTCGAGCGCACCGGAACGAACGACGCAGGATTACCGACAGCCGAGTGGGAACGGACCTGGGAGGTCGGGAACGGCCAGTTCACCTGGCCTCGCGACGCGGATAGACTCCCGAACGGCAACACGTTGATCACCGATACGATGAACCACCGCGTCGTCGAGGTCACGCCGGACGGCGAGATCGTCTGGGAGAGTTATGTAACGTGGGGACCGTACGACGCGGATCGGATAGCTCACGGCGGCAGCTCGAACGGGCCGACGATCCGGGATATGGATGCAGAGGGGACCTACGAACTGAGCGGCAGTGCGAGCCTCGAACCAGGCGAGTCGAGAAACGAGTCCTTCGATCAATGGGTATCGCGCCAGGCCACCGGGACAGTCGTCGAGGGCCCCGTCGATACGATGACAACCCGGTGGAGGCACCTCACGCCGTGGATTCGCCCGGCCTGGATGGATAGCTGGACGCTCGCCTCGGCAGCGGGTGCCCTGCTGATCGCGACGGCCTGGGGGACTGCAGAACTTATCTACGCCCGCAAGCGTCTCGCCGCTACGGCGAAGACACTCTGGCGTGCCGTCGACAATCGCTAA
- a CDS encoding SDR family NAD(P)-dependent oxidoreductase: MSSFTDRVALITGSSRGIGAATATLLADRGAKVVVNYHSNEAAARATATEIEENGGDALVVQADVRDEAAVGRLIETVTDEWGRIDVLVNNANMPFAKKSFADMAWEEFHQKLSDELEAAFRMTDAVLPLMVEQGYGRAVYVSSGLGDHPAPGFIAHGAAKAALDTFVKYIAYEYGQAGITANVVAPGLVETDATADRVEEMREYISEQTPLGRVARPSDVARAIAAFASDDAQFVTGTYTPVNGGKDME; this comes from the coding sequence ATGAGTTCGTTCACCGACCGGGTCGCTCTCATCACAGGCAGTAGCCGGGGTATCGGTGCCGCAACCGCCACACTCCTCGCCGATCGCGGAGCGAAGGTGGTCGTGAATTACCACTCGAACGAAGCCGCCGCACGGGCGACAGCCACCGAGATCGAGGAGAATGGCGGCGATGCACTCGTCGTCCAGGCCGACGTTCGCGACGAAGCGGCTGTCGGTCGTCTGATCGAGACCGTCACCGACGAGTGGGGTCGCATCGACGTCCTCGTGAACAACGCCAACATGCCCTTTGCGAAGAAGTCGTTCGCCGATATGGCCTGGGAGGAGTTCCACCAGAAACTCTCGGACGAACTCGAGGCGGCGTTCAGGATGACCGACGCCGTCCTTCCCCTGATGGTAGAGCAGGGATATGGGCGTGCAGTGTACGTCTCGAGTGGACTCGGCGACCATCCCGCGCCGGGGTTCATCGCTCACGGGGCCGCGAAGGCTGCCCTCGACACCTTCGTCAAGTACATCGCATACGAGTACGGGCAAGCGGGGATAACGGCGAACGTCGTTGCCCCGGGCCTCGTCGAGACCGACGCGACCGCAGATCGGGTCGAAGAGATGCGAGAGTATATCTCCGAGCAGACGCCCCTGGGCCGAGTGGCTCGGCCGTCGGACGTCGCTCGCGCCATTGCCGCCTTCGCCAGCGACGACGCACAGTTCGTCACCGGAACCTACACACCCGTCAATGGCGGAAAGGACATGGAGTGA
- a CDS encoding arylsulfotransferase family protein: MDQRVRIVAVSVAIVLLAASLGVQAVTIDRGTTVEQEAGAYPGNTLVGVHSWNNVGRVVEITPDGNVTWDWSVPDSRVFAVEQLDEETVLAAVAVKTPAEDCDGEYVDYEEYDDHCVTNRVVEIDKESGDVVWEYSWQDEFIHWHEVHDVERLDNGETAIIDMGNDRSFTVDREGEITWEWHAEEHLTPGTPFYEQHGGPEKNGEHDDWTHMNDIDRLENGNFQMSIRNFDTVIEVDPETNEIVDVVGEPGNHDILEKQHNPHRIEDAGTMVVADSENNRIVELDVATEEIVWQYRGPTDGSLQWPRDADRLPNGNTLITDSRNNRILEVDREGTVVWRFEDPDGEVIPLPYEADRIGADEGADVPSGRQLVESDETAGPIVESVREIEALSKYVVPTWMHLPQLLHVVGIALGALWLTGEGILFGWRLRT; this comes from the coding sequence ATGGACCAGCGGGTACGTATCGTCGCCGTCTCGGTCGCCATCGTCCTCCTGGCGGCCTCTCTCGGCGTCCAGGCCGTCACAATCGACCGTGGGACGACCGTCGAACAGGAAGCGGGCGCCTATCCAGGGAATACGCTGGTCGGGGTCCACTCCTGGAATAACGTTGGGCGGGTCGTCGAGATAACACCCGACGGTAACGTCACCTGGGACTGGTCCGTCCCTGATTCCCGGGTGTTCGCGGTCGAGCAACTCGACGAGGAGACGGTGCTCGCAGCGGTGGCCGTGAAAACACCGGCTGAAGATTGCGATGGAGAGTACGTCGACTACGAGGAATACGACGACCACTGTGTCACCAACCGCGTGGTCGAAATCGACAAGGAGTCCGGCGACGTGGTCTGGGAGTACTCCTGGCAGGACGAGTTTATCCACTGGCACGAGGTGCACGACGTCGAACGACTGGACAACGGTGAGACCGCGATCATCGACATGGGGAACGACCGGTCGTTCACCGTCGATCGCGAGGGGGAGATAACCTGGGAGTGGCACGCCGAAGAACACCTGACACCCGGAACCCCCTTCTACGAACAGCACGGTGGCCCGGAGAAGAATGGTGAGCACGACGACTGGACGCATATGAACGACATCGATCGTCTGGAGAACGGGAACTTTCAGATGAGCATCCGTAACTTCGACACCGTCATCGAAGTCGATCCAGAGACCAACGAGATCGTCGACGTGGTCGGCGAACCTGGTAACCACGACATCCTGGAGAAACAACACAACCCACACCGGATCGAGGACGCGGGAACGATGGTCGTCGCGGACAGCGAGAACAACCGGATCGTCGAACTCGACGTGGCGACCGAGGAAATCGTCTGGCAGTATCGCGGCCCGACCGACGGATCGCTGCAGTGGCCTCGTGATGCCGACCGGCTCCCGAACGGTAACACGTTGATCACCGATTCGCGCAACAATCGCATCCTCGAGGTCGACCGCGAGGGGACGGTCGTCTGGCGGTTCGAAGATCCGGATGGTGAGGTGATTCCCCTCCCATACGAGGCCGATCGGATCGGTGCCGACGAAGGAGCGGACGTTCCATCAGGCCGTCAACTCGTCGAGAGCGACGAAACCGCCGGACCGATCGTCGAATCCGTCCGGGAGATCGAGGCCCTCTCGAAGTACGTGGTCCCGACGTGGATGCATCTTCCCCAGCTACTGCATGTCGTCGGTATCGCCCTCGGTGCGCTGTGGCTTACCGGTGAGGGTATTCTCTTCGGGTGGCGGCTGCGCACATAG
- a CDS encoding universal stress protein gives MKAVYATDLSAASEAAIENQTCLECLDRVGVDTFHLVTVVPSNVHSGMPGMDFEQQRKRGLDRYRTVMEAAGFDVETHVVRGTPHRRINGIAGAVHADMTIVGSRGQSPLENRVIGSTARNLARTTVVPLLVNRVERETEEPDVIHEHLFERVLYATDFSENAERAFDAFSYLRHATEEATLVHVRSPKDAVDEEPDPTEQLEALETTLERWDIDTRIDVRSGDPADEILAAEAAANPSTVLLGSRGRSRLRRLLLGSVSEAVIARAAGNVFLVPPPRNA, from the coding sequence ATGAAAGCCGTTTACGCAACGGATCTGTCGGCAGCCAGCGAGGCAGCGATCGAGAACCAGACGTGTCTCGAGTGCCTCGACCGGGTGGGTGTCGATACGTTCCATCTCGTAACGGTGGTGCCATCGAACGTTCATTCGGGAATGCCCGGGATGGACTTCGAACAGCAACGAAAACGGGGGCTCGATCGGTACCGTACGGTGATGGAGGCAGCCGGCTTCGACGTCGAGACCCACGTCGTCCGGGGGACGCCTCACCGCCGAATAAACGGTATCGCGGGTGCCGTTCACGCGGATATGACCATCGTCGGTTCGCGCGGACAGAGCCCCCTCGAGAACAGAGTCATCGGCTCGACCGCCCGGAATCTGGCCCGAACGACCGTGGTTCCCCTCCTCGTCAACCGGGTCGAGCGGGAAACCGAGGAACCGGACGTCATTCACGAACATCTCTTCGAGCGGGTACTGTATGCGACGGACTTCTCGGAGAACGCCGAACGGGCCTTCGACGCGTTCTCGTACCTCCGCCATGCGACGGAAGAGGCGACACTCGTGCACGTCCGCTCGCCAAAGGATGCCGTGGACGAGGAACCGGATCCGACCGAACAGCTCGAGGCCCTCGAAACGACCCTCGAACGCTGGGACATCGATACACGCATCGACGTACGCAGCGGCGATCCGGCAGACGAGATCCTCGCTGCAGAGGCAGCGGCGAATCCGTCGACCGTCCTCCTGGGGTCTCGAGGACGCAGTCGACTTCGGCGACTGTTGCTCGGCAGCGTCTCCGAAGCGGTCATCGCCAGGGCGGCGGGAAACGTCTTCCTCGTCCCTCCGCCACGAAACGCGTGA
- a CDS encoding sulfatase encodes MTDRSPDNVLFVVLDTVRKDRLGPYGYDRGTTPSLSAFAEEATVFDAAVAPAPWTLPVHASMFTGLYPSQHGADQESPYLEGAQTLAKTLSQAGYDTAAYSSNAWITPYTNLTEGFDDGDTFFEVMPGEYLSGPLSKVWKAMNDNDRLRDFASSAVQFGAKIHEYLASGDGADTKTPSVIDKTISFIDESESETGWFAFINLMDAHLPYYPPEEYRREFAADADPDAVCQNSKEYNSGARDIDDDEWDDIGDLYDAEIAHMDDQLGRLFEWLKETDQWDDTTVVVCADHGELHGEHDLYGHEFALYEQLINVPLMIKHPALDDDRTAAVVELLDLYHTVLDATDVRRDGSTTGVQSGENRVVGFDPTRSLFDSRYRQFDSADGNRDPGQRANEEAAGEYAFVEYAQPVIELHHLEEKAKAAGLEIEDDHRARARLRAARSSDGKFIRADRIPDEGFVLGEDPAESRPVSPNDHDAVEAAERALSRFESATGGAWTEATDARADALEDADEKLQERLSDLGYME; translated from the coding sequence ATGACCGACCGGTCCCCAGACAACGTCCTGTTCGTCGTCCTGGACACGGTCCGGAAGGATCGACTCGGCCCCTACGGATACGACCGAGGGACGACGCCGTCGTTGTCGGCATTTGCCGAGGAGGCGACCGTCTTCGACGCTGCCGTCGCGCCCGCACCCTGGACCTTGCCGGTTCACGCGTCCATGTTCACCGGACTGTATCCGAGTCAGCATGGAGCCGACCAGGAGAGTCCGTATCTGGAGGGAGCGCAGACGCTTGCGAAGACGCTATCGCAGGCGGGCTACGACACCGCTGCGTACTCTTCGAACGCCTGGATCACCCCATATACGAACCTCACCGAGGGCTTCGACGACGGTGATACCTTCTTCGAGGTCATGCCGGGTGAGTACCTGTCCGGCCCGCTTTCGAAGGTCTGGAAGGCGATGAACGACAACGACCGTCTCCGGGACTTCGCGTCGAGTGCCGTCCAGTTCGGGGCGAAGATCCACGAATACCTCGCCAGTGGCGATGGCGCGGATACCAAAACGCCGTCCGTCATCGACAAGACCATCTCGTTCATCGACGAGAGCGAGAGCGAGACGGGCTGGTTCGCGTTCATCAATCTGATGGACGCCCATCTACCGTACTATCCACCGGAAGAATACCGTCGGGAGTTCGCTGCCGACGCTGACCCGGACGCGGTCTGTCAGAACTCCAAGGAGTACAACTCCGGCGCCCGGGATATCGACGATGACGAGTGGGACGACATCGGCGACCTCTACGATGCGGAAATCGCCCACATGGACGATCAACTGGGCCGGCTCTTCGAGTGGTTGAAAGAGACCGACCAGTGGGACGATACGACTGTCGTAGTCTGTGCTGACCACGGTGAACTGCACGGCGAACACGACCTCTACGGTCACGAGTTCGCCCTCTACGAGCAATTGATCAACGTACCGCTCATGATCAAACATCCCGCTCTCGATGACGACCGCACAGCGGCGGTCGTCGAATTGCTCGATCTCTATCACACCGTCCTCGACGCGACCGATGTTCGTCGAGACGGGAGCACGACTGGGGTTCAATCGGGCGAAAACCGGGTCGTCGGCTTCGATCCGACGCGTTCGCTGTTCGACTCCCGATACCGGCAGTTCGACTCGGCCGACGGGAATCGTGACCCGGGACAGCGAGCCAATGAGGAGGCGGCCGGAGAGTACGCCTTCGTCGAATACGCCCAGCCGGTCATCGAACTCCACCACCTCGAGGAGAAGGCGAAGGCGGCCGGACTGGAGATCGAAGACGACCACCGTGCGCGGGCACGATTGCGGGCAGCCCGTAGTTCGGACGGCAAATTCATCCGAGCAGATCGAATTCCCGACGAGGGGTTCGTTCTCGGGGAAGATCCCGCCGAGTCCCGACCAGTGTCCCCCAACGATCACGACGCCGTCGAGGCCGCAGAACGGGCCCTCTCCCGGTTCGAATCGGCGACCGGTGGAGCGTGGACGGAAGCCACCGATGCTCGGGCAGACGCACTCGAAGACGCCGACGAGAAGTTACAGGAGCGACTGAGCGACCTCGGATACATGGAGTAA
- a CDS encoding DedA family protein, translating into MVILQLSETPDWLASMLSSEIALLVLLGISILEGTMMLRFMPSELVVPSALLLIGSSIPEVVAIVAIAVVGTTIGQTFLFVLARRGGRKYLIQKGWIPLNESRLDRVDGWFDRWGQFAVPVTNTMLFVRGLLTVPAGLSDMQVRRFVVLSAVGSLSFQTILALIYLLAGEVIAL; encoded by the coding sequence ATGGTGATACTGCAACTCTCGGAGACACCGGACTGGCTGGCATCGATGCTTTCCTCGGAGATCGCGCTCCTCGTGCTCCTCGGGATCAGCATCCTCGAGGGTACCATGATGCTCCGATTCATGCCGAGTGAACTCGTGGTCCCGAGCGCGCTGTTGCTCATCGGCTCATCGATCCCCGAGGTCGTGGCTATCGTCGCTATCGCCGTCGTCGGAACGACCATCGGCCAGACGTTTCTGTTCGTCCTTGCCCGCCGAGGCGGTCGGAAATATTTGATACAGAAGGGGTGGATACCGCTGAACGAGTCGCGCCTCGACCGCGTCGACGGCTGGTTCGACCGGTGGGGGCAGTTCGCCGTGCCGGTGACGAATACGATGCTCTTCGTCCGTGGGCTGCTGACGGTACCCGCCGGTCTCTCGGACATGCAAGTTCGGCGGTTCGTCGTCCTCTCGGCCGTCGGTTCCCTCTCGTTTCAGACGATACTGGCACTCATCTACCTCCTCGCGGGCGAGGTTATCGCACTCTGA
- a CDS encoding YeeE/YedE family protein encodes MSDRHPLFMPLILIGGILFGFGLAYSQMARPEVVLDFLQFEDFGLLFVMFGAAVVSGLAFFLVPRLRDTAPLTGDRYERRLKPFDRNVLIGGSIFGVGWGLSGICPGAAYASFGIGNVTILWSIAGMFIGAYAQGYWRSRVTEDAPSPTSAD; translated from the coding sequence ATGAGTGACCGCCATCCACTCTTCATGCCGCTGATCCTCATCGGGGGGATTCTCTTCGGGTTCGGGCTTGCCTACAGCCAGATGGCCCGTCCCGAGGTCGTCCTCGACTTTCTCCAGTTCGAGGACTTCGGACTCCTCTTCGTGATGTTCGGCGCAGCGGTCGTCAGCGGCCTGGCGTTCTTCCTGGTCCCGCGACTGCGTGACACAGCACCACTCACCGGCGATCGATACGAACGCCGATTGAAACCCTTCGACCGTAACGTCCTGATCGGCGGCTCGATATTCGGTGTCGGGTGGGGGCTATCGGGTATCTGCCCCGGGGCGGCATACGCTAGCTTCGGCATCGGCAACGTGACGATCCTCTGGTCGATCGCGGGGATGTTCATCGGTGCATACGCACAGGGGTACTGGCGGAGTCGCGTCACCGAAGACGCGCCATCACCGACGAGCGCCGACTGA
- a CDS encoding YeeE/YedE family protein yields the protein MLDPVVLQVGGELFPNGISRYALGGLFVGLGVAVIYLGTAIPPGASTFLESTLSYFSGQSRFQKYVPSRDWRLVFTFGIVLGAASYALIYQGGAWTTAVHPWRLLVGGVFVGVGTRVGKGCTSGHGVCGVGSASKTSITGVITFLLVAIVTAQVVASLGVTP from the coding sequence ATGCTCGATCCAGTCGTACTACAGGTCGGCGGTGAACTGTTTCCCAACGGCATCAGTCGCTACGCCCTCGGCGGGCTGTTCGTAGGTTTAGGGGTTGCCGTCATCTACCTGGGGACAGCCATTCCACCCGGAGCGAGCACCTTCCTCGAATCCACGCTCTCGTATTTCTCCGGGCAATCGCGATTCCAGAAGTACGTGCCCTCACGGGACTGGCGCCTCGTGTTCACGTTCGGCATCGTTCTCGGTGCCGCGTCGTACGCCCTGATCTATCAGGGCGGAGCGTGGACGACGGCGGTACATCCGTGGCGGTTACTGGTCGGTGGTGTTTTCGTCGGCGTCGGAACCCGCGTCGGGAAAGGCTGTACCTCCGGTCACGGTGTGTGTGGCGTCGGTTCGGCATCGAAGACTTCCATCACGGGCGTCATTACGTTTCTCCTCGTCGCTATCGTGACCGCGCAGGTCGTCGCGTCCCTGGGGGTGACTCCCTGA
- a CDS encoding lysylphosphatidylglycerol synthase transmembrane domain-containing protein — protein sequence MSRVDRRALVLGFAGAGALIVGLLWLVDVGQVRSSLSRADPLFLGVMFVVALLWLGAWAVTLRTVLASMDVPMPVGTSFFVYNAAVFANNVTPFGQAGGEPVTALLVSKVTGTRYETGLVSIASVDVLNAVSSIALVFFGVGIYASRFTLGTNLFAAVSSVVILVLVIVVSFTLTWRYRETLVDRLSGPIATTADAFRWGPLKSRTVTKAGVAARLRRFFGNVEVVAGDQRRLVYALSLSMLGWLLQTAALVMAFLAVGADIPVVVALFVIPLANLAGMAPLPGGLGGIEAAFVALLVPTTGVPAAVVTAAVLLFRLAIYWMPVIVGGTSATVFGVKVLS from the coding sequence ATGAGTCGGGTCGACAGGCGTGCGCTCGTCCTCGGGTTCGCGGGCGCGGGTGCACTCATCGTCGGCCTCCTGTGGCTCGTCGACGTCGGTCAGGTGCGATCGTCACTGTCGCGGGCCGATCCGCTATTCCTTGGGGTGATGTTCGTGGTTGCCCTGCTCTGGCTTGGCGCCTGGGCAGTCACGCTTCGAACCGTGCTCGCCTCGATGGACGTCCCCATGCCCGTCGGCACCTCGTTTTTCGTCTACAATGCCGCCGTCTTCGCGAACAACGTGACCCCGTTCGGGCAGGCCGGTGGCGAACCAGTCACGGCGTTACTCGTCTCGAAGGTCACGGGAACCCGATACGAAACAGGGCTAGTCAGCATCGCGAGCGTCGACGTGCTGAACGCGGTCTCGTCCATCGCGCTCGTCTTCTTCGGGGTCGGAATCTACGCGAGTCGGTTCACGCTCGGGACGAATCTCTTCGCGGCGGTCAGTTCCGTCGTGATACTAGTCCTCGTCATCGTCGTGTCCTTCACGTTGACCTGGCGCTATCGGGAGACACTCGTCGATAGACTCTCGGGACCGATTGCGACGACGGCCGATGCATTCCGGTGGGGCCCACTGAAATCACGAACGGTCACCAAGGCTGGTGTCGCGGCTCGCTTGCGTCGATTCTTCGGGAATGTCGAGGTGGTCGCCGGCGATCAGCGTCGACTCGTGTACGCTCTTTCTCTCTCGATGCTGGGGTGGTTGTTACAGACAGCAGCCCTCGTCATGGCCTTTCTCGCGGTCGGTGCCGACATCCCTGTCGTCGTGGCGCTGTTCGTCATCCCGCTCGCCAATCTGGCCGGGATGGCACCCCTTCCCGGTGGCCTCGGTGGGATCGAAGCTGCCTTCGTCGCCTTGCTCGTTCCGACGACGGGAGTCCCAGCCGCGGTGGTCACCGCCGCCGTACTACTCTTTCGTCTGGCAATCTACTGGATGCCGGTGATCGTCGGCGGAACATCGGCGACGGTATTCGGCGTGAAAGTGCTCTCCTGA
- a CDS encoding sulfite exporter TauE/SafE family protein, translated as MEILGLSMAMVSLFVSFGLLIGILFGFFGMGGSFLVTPALLVMGYPSRVAVGSGLAFVFGTSVIATLKHRDLGQVDYKLGVLMIAGTTAGIEVGKEIVLHLEELGLAGSIISVTYVFLLGGIGLFVTYEALKGSEEGGIDHDAADEEVDADDIPDIAKKIQSYRLPPMVDLRGGVSVSLWMILAVAFTTGLLSGFLGVGGGFIRMPALFYLIGVPVPIAVGTDLFEIVFSGGIGSFLYAMDGGVDLSIVLPLLAGSALGARLGSAATSIVDEGEIKVYFGLMLLGGAVAVAVREVGNVYGIEILNTVSLVLILGSALLVSGAVIYSSITAIRAASRSQTQPAD; from the coding sequence ATGGAAATACTGGGCCTTAGCATGGCGATGGTGTCGTTGTTCGTCAGCTTTGGACTCCTCATCGGCATCCTCTTCGGGTTCTTCGGAATGGGGGGTTCGTTCCTCGTGACGCCGGCCTTGCTCGTCATGGGCTATCCATCTCGAGTCGCGGTCGGGAGTGGTCTCGCGTTCGTCTTCGGTACCTCGGTCATCGCGACGCTGAAACACCGTGACCTCGGCCAGGTCGACTACAAACTCGGGGTGTTGATGATTGCCGGCACGACTGCAGGGATAGAAGTCGGCAAGGAGATCGTCTTGCATCTCGAGGAACTCGGCCTTGCCGGAAGCATCATCAGCGTCACCTACGTCTTCCTGCTCGGGGGGATCGGTCTCTTCGTGACCTACGAGGCATTGAAAGGGAGCGAGGAGGGCGGTATCGACCACGATGCCGCGGATGAGGAGGTCGATGCCGACGACATTCCCGACATCGCCAAGAAGATCCAGTCGTATCGTCTGCCCCCGATGGTCGACCTCAGAGGCGGTGTCTCGGTATCGCTGTGGATGATTCTGGCCGTCGCCTTCACGACGGGATTGTTGTCCGGTTTCCTCGGTGTCGGTGGCGGGTTCATCCGGATGCCCGCGCTGTTCTATCTGATCGGTGTCCCCGTTCCCATCGCCGTCGGAACCGACCTCTTCGAGATCGTCTTCTCCGGTGGTATCGGTAGTTTCCTCTACGCGATGGACGGGGGAGTCGATCTCTCCATCGTCCTGCCGCTACTCGCAGGCAGTGCACTCGGTGCGCGCCTCGGTTCCGCGGCGACGAGTATCGTCGACGAAGGGGAGATCAAGGTGTACTTCGGATTGATGCTCCTCGGTGGGGCCGTCGCTGTCGCCGTCCGCGAAGTTGGAAACGTGTACGGAATCGAGATCCTCAACACGGTCAGCCTCGTCTTGATCCTCGGTTCTGCACTCCTCGTCAGTGGGGCCGTTATCTACAGTAGTATCACCGCCATTCGAGCGGCGTCGCGTAGCCAGACCCAACCTGCCGACTAA